One region of Chloroflexota bacterium genomic DNA includes:
- the rsfS gene encoding ribosome silencing factor, giving the protein MQSIELARRAVEAASDKQADNIVMLDTREVCSFADYFVICSGDSVRQIEAIWQEIREKMKRDGVAPFHIEGAADSGWILLDLGEVIVHIFSPSQRDYYRLDDLWHEATPVVRIQ; this is encoded by the coding sequence CTGCAATCGATAGAATTAGCGCGGCGAGCGGTGGAGGCTGCTTCGGATAAACAGGCTGACAATATTGTCATGCTGGATACCAGAGAAGTTTGCTCCTTCGCTGACTATTTTGTTATTTGTAGTGGGGATAGCGTCCGCCAGATTGAAGCTATCTGGCAGGAAATTCGTGAAAAGATGAAGCGTGATGGTGTCGCCCCTTTTCACATTGAGGGGGCTGCTGATTCGGGATGGATTCTCCTCGATCTAGGAGAAGTAATAGTCCACATTTTCTCCCCATCACAGCGGGATTATTATCGGTTGGACGATTTGTGGCACGAAGCCACACCTGTGGTCAGGATACAGTAA
- a CDS encoding nucleoside-diphosphate kinase has protein sequence MERSLVLIKPDAMQRGLAGVIISRLERRGLKIVAMKMLQMDKALAQRHYAVHQGKAFFNDLIDFITSSPIIAAVFEGERAIEAVRQTMGATDPVKASSGSIRGDFGLDIQQNLVHGSDSAENAEKETSLFFSPAEILGWPTAKS, from the coding sequence ATGGAACGAAGCTTAGTGCTAATCAAACCTGATGCCATGCAACGAGGACTGGCTGGAGTCATCATTTCCCGCCTTGAGAGACGAGGGCTAAAGATTGTGGCTATGAAGATGCTGCAAATGGACAAGGCCTTAGCCCAGCGGCATTATGCCGTCCACCAAGGTAAAGCCTTCTTCAACGACCTGATTGACTTTATCACCTCCAGTCCCATCATCGCCGCCGTTTTCGAAGGGGAAAGAGCCATAGAAGCCGTGCGGCAGACTATGGGTGCCACCGACCCGGTCAAAGCCTCTTCCGGCAGCATTCGGGGAGACTTCGGACTGGACATTCAGCAGAACCTCGTCCACGGCTCCGACTCAGCAGAAAACGCCGAAAAGGAGACCAGCCTTTTCTTCTCACCAGCTGAGATTTTGGGTTGGCCAACTGCCAAATCCTAA
- the tsaB gene encoding tRNA (adenosine(37)-N6)-threonylcarbamoyltransferase complex dimerization subunit type 1 TsaB, which translates to MELTIDTSTDCCSIGLSRQGETLAELTWHSGQSHTVELVPNIVRLLAQNKTSPQYLTAIFAAKGPGSFNGLRVGISTAKGLALALNIPLVGISTLEVEAYPFAFTKLPLCPIHNAGRGEIATALYRQNDNWRCIVPVHITTADALCQQIKRKTLFCGEIPPSVIEQLQQKLSRHAIIPDHAARLRHASYLAVLGWQRLNRGEHDDPASLQPLYLRQPPITQRKVK; encoded by the coding sequence ATGGAGTTAACCATAGATACTTCAACCGATTGCTGCAGCATCGGCTTATCCCGCCAGGGCGAGACGCTAGCCGAGCTGACCTGGCATTCGGGGCAAAGCCACACTGTAGAACTGGTCCCGAACATAGTCCGTCTGCTCGCTCAAAACAAAACCAGCCCTCAATATCTTACTGCCATCTTCGCAGCTAAAGGTCCGGGGAGCTTCAACGGCCTTAGGGTCGGCATCAGCACAGCCAAAGGCTTAGCCCTAGCCTTAAATATCCCACTGGTTGGGATAAGCACCTTAGAAGTCGAGGCTTATCCCTTTGCCTTTACCAAACTCCCTCTATGCCCAATTCACAACGCCGGCCGTGGCGAAATTGCCACTGCTCTTTACCGGCAAAATGATAACTGGCGCTGCATAGTTCCAGTACACATCACTACTGCCGACGCTTTATGCCAACAAATCAAGCGAAAAACACTATTCTGCGGCGAAATCCCACCATCTGTCATCGAGCAACTACAGCAAAAGCTAAGCAGACACGCCATAATACCTGACCATGCAGCCAGACTACGTCACGCCAGTTATCTGGCAGTATTAGGCTGGCAACGTCTGAACAGAGGTGAACACGACGATCCGGCAAGTCTGCAGCCTCTGTATCTGCGCCAACCACCAATTACCCAGCGCAAAGTGAAATAA
- the tsaE gene encoding tRNA (adenosine(37)-N6)-threonylcarbamoyltransferase complex ATPase subunit type 1 TsaE — protein MNAKTTDIKLISRSPEQTQRLGIRLGEIAQAGDVFLLIGNLGSGKTCLTQGIAWGLDVKEYAFSPSFVIVREYHGRLPLYHIDFYRLDHIEEITDLGLDEYLYGKGVCVIEWAEKGIAVLPQENLSIGLSYISDTERSISLEPRGHRHSQLLKSLNLDLETWS, from the coding sequence ATGAACGCCAAAACGACAGACATAAAACTCATTTCCCGCAGCCCAGAGCAAACTCAGCGCCTGGGAATTCGTCTCGGTGAAATAGCTCAGGCGGGAGATGTATTTCTCCTCATTGGCAATCTGGGAAGCGGCAAGACCTGTCTGACGCAGGGCATTGCCTGGGGGCTGGACGTCAAAGAATATGCCTTCAGCCCCTCCTTTGTCATTGTCAGAGAATATCATGGCAGACTACCCCTATACCACATAGACTTCTACCGACTCGACCACATTGAGGAGATCACAGATTTGGGGCTGGACGAATATCTTTATGGCAAAGGCGTTTGCGTAATCGAATGGGCAGAGAAAGGCATAGCAGTGCTGCCACAAGAAAACCTGTCTATTGGGCTGAGCTACATTTCGGACACGGAGCGCTCCATTAGTCTGGAGCCCAGAGGTCATCGTCATAGCCAATTACTAAAATCTCTTAATCTGGACTTGGAAACATGGAGTTAA
- the thiL gene encoding thiamine-phosphate kinase: MKVSELGEFGLIELLADIVNRTKNPKDISWQGVLIGIGDDAAAWQGDKTIQLATTDSLVQDTHFDLNITNWEELGWKAIAVNLSDIAAMGGIPKYALISLALPGEIETSCISSLYHGMAQIANQFGVAIVGGNIASAKEVVINVTVLGSLESTSALTRSAAVADDQVAVTGYVGLSAAGLKMLKQELSFDAETSRLLRQAHLQPMPRVNEGQILLRHGVRAAIDISDGLIADLTHICQASKISAQINENAVPIHPAVQENFKSDCQQLALSGGEDYELLFTAGRQIIKQIQQSISCPVTVIGEITQGKKGQVTIIDANGRSIPWQQTGWEHFKSQT, from the coding sequence ATGAAGGTCTCCGAGCTAGGCGAATTTGGCTTAATTGAGCTTTTAGCCGATATCGTTAATAGAACCAAAAATCCAAAGGATATCTCTTGGCAAGGGGTACTCATCGGCATCGGTGACGATGCCGCCGCCTGGCAAGGAGACAAGACCATCCAACTAGCCACTACAGATAGCCTAGTTCAAGATACCCATTTCGACTTGAATATCACCAACTGGGAAGAGCTGGGCTGGAAAGCCATTGCCGTAAATCTGAGCGATATCGCCGCTATGGGTGGCATTCCTAAATATGCCCTGATTTCTCTGGCTCTGCCCGGCGAGATCGAAACAAGCTGCATTTCTAGTCTGTACCACGGCATGGCTCAAATAGCAAACCAGTTCGGAGTTGCCATAGTCGGCGGTAACATCGCTTCCGCCAAAGAAGTAGTGATTAACGTCACCGTTCTAGGTAGTCTGGAATCTACTTCCGCGCTCACCCGCTCAGCGGCTGTAGCAGATGACCAAGTAGCTGTTACCGGATACGTGGGATTATCAGCTGCTGGCCTCAAGATGCTCAAACAAGAGCTCAGTTTCGATGCCGAAACCAGCCGACTTCTCAGACAAGCTCATCTCCAGCCAATGCCGAGAGTAAACGAGGGGCAGATTCTGCTACGCCACGGGGTCCGGGCCGCCATAGACATAAGCGATGGCCTGATCGCTGACCTGACCCATATATGCCAGGCGAGCAAAATCAGCGCCCAGATAAACGAAAACGCGGTGCCAATCCATCCCGCAGTTCAAGAAAACTTCAAATCAGATTGCCAGCAATTAGCCCTGAGTGGCGGCGAGGACTATGAACTGCTGTTCACTGCCGGCAGACAGATTATCAAACAAATACAACAGTCCATATCTTGTCCGGTGACAGTAATAGGTGAAATAACTCAAGGCAAAAAGGGGCAGGTGACTATTATTGATGCCAACGGTAGAAGCATCCCCTGGCAACAAACTGGCTGGGAGCATTTCAAATCTCAAACATGA
- a CDS encoding zinc ribbon domain-containing protein: MEQMVRCSNCGMENPAGQQFCGKCGAKLVTEVQQQKIKCPKCGFQNLAGQQFCGSCGASLAATVQQVPTAPTQGAPTKVASSAAYRQGVEVKPTWGLAWGLWWRMLVLGLLIGGIIYLIIAIVMVLAFNYKLPFGA; this comes from the coding sequence ATGGAGCAGATGGTCAGATGCTCTAACTGTGGTATGGAAAACCCTGCAGGGCAGCAATTCTGTGGGAAATGTGGAGCAAAGCTGGTTACTGAGGTACAGCAGCAAAAAATTAAGTGTCCAAAATGCGGTTTTCAGAATCTCGCCGGGCAGCAGTTCTGTGGAAGTTGCGGAGCGAGCTTGGCTGCTACGGTTCAGCAGGTGCCAACTGCCCCGACTCAGGGGGCGCCTACCAAAGTTGCGAGCTCTGCTGCCTATCGCCAGGGGGTCGAGGTCAAGCCTACTTGGGGGCTGGCCTGGGGTCTATGGTGGCGAATGTTAGTACTGGGACTATTAATTGGTGGCATAATCTACTTGATTATCGCTATTGTCATGGTTCTTGCTTTCAACTATAAGCTTCCTTTTGGAGCCTGA
- a CDS encoding gamma-glutamylcyclotransferase, whose protein sequence is MLKTSQPQHIRRDEIYYFAYASNLNRKQMAERAPDSKPKFIATLPNFKLTFTARSGRQGGVASITPHRGEKVLGAVYEISERDLKRLDEYEGYPTIYDRRKVTVWTETNEPIEVITYIKIDQSRELKPAPEYLAVIQQGYRDWQIV, encoded by the coding sequence ATGCTAAAGACAAGTCAACCGCAGCATATCAGGAGAGATGAGATATATTACTTCGCTTACGCCTCCAATCTGAATCGGAAGCAGATGGCAGAGCGGGCTCCGGACAGCAAGCCCAAGTTCATCGCTACCTTGCCTAATTTCAAACTCACCTTCACCGCCCGGTCAGGGCGACAAGGCGGAGTTGCCAGCATAACTCCACATAGAGGCGAGAAGGTTTTGGGAGCTGTCTATGAAATATCTGAGAGGGATTTGAAGCGGTTGGATGAATATGAGGGTTATCCTACAATCTACGACCGACGCAAGGTAACTGTTTGGACGGAGACCAACGAACCGATAGAGGTCATTACTTATATCAAGATAGACCAATCACGCGAACTAAAGCCTGCTCCGGAATACCTAGCTGTTATTCAACAAGGCTACAGGGACTGGCAGATAGTCTAA
- a CDS encoding metallophosphoesterase family protein — MRYAILGDIHSNLTAFEAVLRDADDRGGFDKMWCLGDVVGYGPDPHECLERLRQFEHVCVAGNHDWAAIGKMDTADFNPVAARACHWTAQQLTAEDKDYLQNLPLTLRESDFTLVHGSPREPIWEYLLSIEAAQDNFACFETAYCLVCHSHVPLIFELAGNKTVYRMFPEGTDLELGKNRMIINPGGVGQPRDGDPRASYALYDIEAQTVHHYRVEYDIQATQKKMEERGLPMPLILRLSMGW; from the coding sequence ATGCGGTATGCAATTCTCGGTGATATACACAGCAATTTAACGGCTTTTGAGGCAGTGCTTCGCGATGCTGATGACAGAGGGGGTTTTGATAAGATGTGGTGTCTTGGTGATGTGGTGGGCTACGGCCCTGACCCTCATGAGTGCCTTGAGCGTCTGCGTCAATTTGAGCATGTATGTGTTGCTGGCAATCATGATTGGGCAGCCATAGGCAAGATGGATACCGCTGACTTCAATCCTGTGGCGGCTCGAGCCTGTCACTGGACAGCTCAGCAGCTAACTGCGGAAGACAAAGATTATTTACAAAACCTGCCTCTCACCCTTCGTGAAAGTGATTTTACGCTGGTTCATGGCAGCCCACGCGAGCCTATTTGGGAATACCTGCTGTCGATTGAGGCAGCGCAAGATAACTTTGCCTGTTTTGAGACGGCTTACTGCCTCGTTTGCCATTCCCATGTTCCGCTCATTTTCGAGCTTGCTGGTAATAAGACAGTCTACAGGATGTTTCCAGAAGGAACTGACTTGGAGTTGGGGAAAAACCGTATGATTATCAATCCCGGTGGTGTGGGACAGCCTCGAGATGGTGACCCTCGGGCGAGCTATGCACTTTATGATATTGAAGCTCAGACCGTCCATCATTACCGGGTTGAATATGATATTCAAGCTACACAAAAAAAGATGGAGGAGAGGGGATTGCCCATGCCGCTCATTTTGCGCTTAAGCATGGGCTGGTAA
- a CDS encoding 3-oxoacyl-ACP reductase FabG: MDLHLAGKTVIVTGGGSNIGRGIVLAFAKEWPNIVIADIDEVQGQKVAKEANALGGKPVVIKTDVTNVDSVTATVKKTLEQFGKIDILVNNAGWGMDRLFIEKPRAEWEKEVSINFWGVINCTRAVLDHMIEQKYGKIISISSDAGRMGEYREAVYAGCKGGVIAMSKALARELGRYGINVNVVCPGMTLPESPEHAGELSMWKSPMAQFLTPEVQERAAKAYPLRRLGKPQDVANLVVFLASDAASFITGQTISVSGGYTMM; this comes from the coding sequence ATGGATTTGCATTTGGCCGGCAAGACGGTGATTGTTACTGGTGGCGGCTCGAATATCGGTCGGGGTATAGTCTTAGCCTTTGCTAAGGAATGGCCGAATATAGTAATTGCTGATATAGACGAGGTGCAAGGGCAAAAGGTAGCTAAAGAAGCTAATGCTCTAGGTGGTAAGCCTGTAGTTATCAAAACTGATGTCACCAATGTCGATTCCGTAACAGCTACGGTTAAAAAAACACTGGAGCAGTTCGGGAAAATAGATATACTGGTCAACAACGCTGGCTGGGGTATGGACCGGCTGTTTATCGAGAAGCCGAGGGCGGAATGGGAGAAAGAGGTAAGCATCAATTTCTGGGGGGTTATCAACTGTACCAGGGCAGTATTGGACCACATGATTGAACAAAAATATGGCAAAATTATCAGCATCAGCTCTGATGCTGGCAGGATGGGCGAGTATAGAGAGGCAGTCTATGCTGGGTGCAAAGGCGGTGTTATCGCTATGTCCAAAGCTTTGGCTCGTGAATTAGGGCGCTATGGTATAAATGTTAATGTTGTTTGTCCTGGAATGACGTTGCCTGAAAGTCCTGAGCATGCTGGTGAGCTTAGCATGTGGAAAAGTCCGATGGCTCAATTCTTGACCCCAGAAGTTCAGGAGAGGGCAGCAAAGGCATACCCCTTGCGCCGGCTGGGTAAGCCCCAGGACGTCGCCAACCTCGTCGTTTTTTTGGCTTCGGATGCGGCTAGCTTCATAACCGGACAGACCATTAGCGTTAGCGGTGGCTATACAATGATGTAA
- a CDS encoding amidohydrolase → MKAIDVHVHPSTSAFDRKRIWGTELVEYISKYYGAEYKVKTDEEMAQDFKELDIKAILIGWDTQTTSGTDTNNSNDEVARLIKKFPDVFIGGWAMIDPWKGKAAIKELERCVKELGLMGLKFQPALQAFYPNDRRFYPLYEKCVELKIPVSFHTGTTGAGAGMPGGYGIRLSYTRPIPYIDDVAADFPDLTIVMIHPAWPWHEEQIAVLLHKGNVYADLSGWAPKYFPEVIRREVNGRLQDKFMFGSDYPEIPPKRWLDEFESFGFKPEVIEKVLYKNAQRILKLKV, encoded by the coding sequence ATGAAAGCTATTGATGTTCATGTCCACCCGAGCACGTCGGCTTTTGACCGCAAGCGTATCTGGGGGACGGAGTTGGTTGAGTATATCTCCAAGTATTACGGAGCTGAGTACAAAGTTAAGACAGATGAAGAGATGGCACAGGATTTCAAGGAGCTGGATATAAAGGCTATCTTGATAGGTTGGGATACGCAGACCACAAGTGGTACTGATACTAACAATAGCAATGACGAGGTGGCGAGGCTGATTAAGAAATTTCCCGATGTGTTTATCGGCGGCTGGGCAATGATTGACCCCTGGAAGGGGAAGGCAGCTATAAAAGAACTGGAGCGCTGCGTTAAGGAACTGGGGTTGATGGGGCTGAAGTTCCAGCCAGCTCTCCAGGCTTTTTACCCTAATGACCGGCGATTTTATCCTCTTTATGAGAAGTGTGTGGAACTGAAAATACCAGTTTCTTTCCATACCGGGACTACCGGCGCCGGGGCTGGTATGCCAGGGGGTTATGGCATACGTTTAAGCTATACTAGACCCATACCCTATATTGATGACGTGGCAGCTGATTTTCCCGATTTGACCATAGTAATGATTCATCCTGCCTGGCCCTGGCACGAAGAACAAATTGCCGTTTTGCTGCACAAAGGTAACGTATATGCTGACCTTTCGGGTTGGGCACCGAAATATTTCCCAGAGGTGATTAGAAGGGAGGTCAACGGACGGCTCCAAGATAAGTTTATGTTCGGCTCTGACTATCCTGAGATTCCGCCAAAGCGATGGCTTGATGAATTCGAGAGTTTTGGCTTTAAGCCCGAAGTGATTGAGAAAGTCCTGTACAAGAATGCCCAGAGGATACTAAAGCTTAAGGTTTGA
- the rsmA gene encoding ribosomal RNA small subunit methyltransferase A: protein MPDKKALSSAQVKGLLRQSGLKAKKSLGQHFLVDTSILQIIVEAAELSPDDTVIEIGPGLGILTVELARHAGDVIAVELDTKLASLLKRRLVSLANLNVINADILKVSPSQLLEKKSTYKVVANLPYYITSPVLRYFAEASPKPSLMVMMVQKEVGEAIVAGPGKMSLLAVSLQVYSKPMIISHVPSRCFYPQPKVDSVILRFDVLSEPAVKVSDMGGFFEVVKCGFSSPRKQLHNSLAHGLGIKPAEVALLLEKASIDPKRRAETLGLEEWAKLYEVWAVSKKVRMQC, encoded by the coding sequence GTGCCTGATAAAAAAGCATTATCCTCAGCTCAGGTCAAAGGACTGCTTCGCCAGTCTGGTCTGAAGGCGAAGAAAAGCCTGGGGCAACATTTCCTTGTAGATACATCAATTTTGCAGATAATTGTTGAAGCTGCTGAGCTTTCCCCAGATGACACTGTAATTGAAATTGGCCCTGGTCTAGGCATATTGACTGTCGAGCTAGCCCGGCATGCTGGCGATGTCATTGCTGTGGAACTCGATACGAAGCTGGCGTCGCTGTTGAAGCGTCGGTTAGTTTCGCTGGCGAATTTAAATGTGATTAACGCTGATATACTCAAGGTTAGTCCATCACAGCTATTGGAAAAGAAAAGCACATATAAAGTGGTAGCTAATCTGCCATATTATATTACCTCTCCCGTATTACGTTATTTTGCAGAGGCTTCGCCGAAGCCATCGTTGATGGTGATGATGGTGCAGAAGGAAGTTGGTGAAGCCATTGTTGCTGGTCCGGGAAAGATGTCTCTGCTGGCAGTTAGTCTTCAGGTATATAGCAAGCCGATGATTATCTCGCACGTGCCATCCAGATGCTTTTATCCTCAGCCGAAAGTTGATTCGGTTATCCTGCGATTTGATGTATTGTCAGAGCCTGCGGTTAAAGTGTCTGATATGGGCGGCTTTTTCGAGGTAGTAAAATGTGGATTTAGCTCACCTCGAAAGCAATTGCATAATTCGCTAGCTCACGGCTTAGGGATAAAACCGGCTGAAGTTGCCTTATTGTTGGAGAAGGCGAGCATCGACCCTAAACGCCGGGCTGAGACGCTCGGACTGGAAGAGTGGGCTAAGTTATATGAAGTTTGGGCGGTTTCAAAAAAGGTCAGGATGCAATGCTGA
- the ispE gene encoding 4-(cytidine 5'-diphospho)-2-C-methyl-D-erythritol kinase: MLNYLAPAKINLVLEVLGKRDDGYHEIHSLVQTINLCDVLYFEPADKVAFECTERSLQASDNLVVQAVELLKKVSGCDKGVRIRLEKRIPWGAGLGGGSSDGAATLLALNKLWGLKLTTSALVELAARLGSDAPFFIHGGAALIEGRGEKVTPLAAPVPSWFVLLIPPLPKISRKTQQLYSRLDARHFTGGQFVYRAFRMWSQDRQIAPSLLFNVFDKVAFDAFLGLKDYWKRFETVGAKDIHLAGSGPALFAPVDSEAQAKEMQRRLRRQKLEGYAVSTI, translated from the coding sequence ATGCTGAACTACCTGGCACCGGCTAAAATTAATCTTGTCCTTGAAGTTCTGGGCAAGCGTGATGATGGCTACCACGAGATTCATAGCCTGGTTCAGACAATTAATTTGTGTGATGTTCTGTATTTTGAGCCGGCTGACAAGGTTGCGTTTGAATGCACCGAGCGGAGCCTGCAAGCTTCAGATAATCTGGTTGTTCAAGCTGTTGAGTTGCTTAAGAAAGTCAGTGGCTGTGACAAGGGGGTCAGGATCAGACTTGAGAAGCGAATCCCCTGGGGTGCTGGTTTGGGTGGTGGCAGCAGCGATGGGGCTGCCACTTTGTTGGCTCTCAATAAGCTTTGGGGACTGAAACTGACAACTTCGGCTTTAGTTGAGCTGGCAGCCAGGCTTGGGTCAGACGCACCCTTTTTTATTCATGGAGGCGCTGCTTTAATAGAGGGCAGGGGCGAAAAAGTGACTCCTTTGGCAGCTCCGGTGCCGAGCTGGTTTGTTTTGTTGATACCACCATTGCCCAAAATATCTCGCAAGACGCAGCAGCTTTATTCACGTTTGGATGCGAGGCACTTCACCGGAGGCCAATTTGTTTACAGAGCATTCAGAATGTGGTCTCAAGATAGGCAAATCGCTCCGTCCTTGTTGTTTAACGTTTTTGACAAGGTAGCCTTTGATGCTTTTCTTGGGTTGAAAGATTATTGGAAACGTTTTGAGACAGTTGGTGCTAAAGATATTCATTTAGCCGGCTCGGGACCGGCTTTGTTTGCGCCTGTAGATAGTGAAGCCCAAGCCAAGGAGATGCAGCGACGGCTACGGCGGCAGAAGCTCGAAGGCTATGCTGTATCTACTATCTAA
- a CDS encoding restriction endonuclease, with product MRGKRRRKQPQPLIFGVFAAICIGVIWFFSKANSSWFSQYLTIILTSISIIILLFSILRLIFNKRQGLFGRIICIALIVLSCGYLLWVYLLPLLIQWFRQNITVTVVVLSILVIALLLLAWKKGWLLQLTIPKNNPPSKEQLINMGGYGFENYIGGLLKRDGWAVVQAKGGPGDRGLDLVVTKIDRDYGRQELYIQCKNWDYRAPPDVIRNLNGALPDNKAGVKGIVICPSGFTSQAEDEARQYKILTWEYEDICNLWKKATKQPSTPTPPVTAPPTTTPPSPSSWQEIKYEDLSRWVIDQFSNRTVKGKEFAYRINRSTGKFERKLRRRKYDPWHEVKYDDLSQWAMDQFANIRVRGKVWVYRINQGTGRFQKKLK from the coding sequence ATGAGGGGCAAGCGTCGTAGAAAACAACCTCAGCCATTGATCTTTGGTGTATTTGCAGCAATATGCATTGGTGTTATTTGGTTTTTTTCGAAGGCAAACTCCTCTTGGTTTAGTCAGTATCTAACGATAATATTAACCAGCATCAGCATCATTATTTTACTCTTTTCTATATTAAGACTGATATTTAACAAAAGGCAGGGTTTGTTTGGCCGCATCATATGCATAGCATTAATTGTATTATCGTGTGGGTATTTATTGTGGGTATATTTGCTACCTCTGTTAATTCAGTGGTTTAGACAGAATATTACAGTTACGGTAGTTGTTTTATCTATACTTGTTATTGCTTTACTTCTGTTGGCATGGAAAAAAGGATGGCTCTTACAACTAACTATCCCAAAAAATAACCCGCCAAGCAAGGAACAGTTAATTAATATGGGTGGATACGGATTTGAGAACTATATAGGGGGATTGCTTAAAAGAGACGGTTGGGCAGTAGTTCAAGCTAAAGGAGGACCCGGTGACAGGGGGCTAGACTTGGTAGTAACTAAAATAGACCGGGATTATGGCAGGCAGGAATTATATATCCAATGTAAAAACTGGGATTATCGAGCACCACCAGATGTGATCCGCAATTTAAATGGGGCTCTTCCTGATAATAAAGCGGGCGTTAAAGGCATTGTAATTTGCCCTAGCGGTTTTACAAGTCAAGCTGAAGATGAAGCACGACAGTATAAGATTCTTACTTGGGAGTATGAAGATATTTGTAACCTATGGAAGAAGGCAACGAAACAACCTTCGACACCCACACCTCCTGTTACGGCGCCACCTACTACTACACCACCATCGCCAAGTAGTTGGCAAGAAATAAAATATGAAGATTTATCTCGATGGGTAATAGATCAATTCAGTAACAGAACAGTTAAAGGCAAGGAATTCGCTTATAGGATTAACAGAAGCACTGGAAAGTTTGAAAGGAAGCTCAGGCGGCGCAAGTATGATCCATGGCATGAAGTCAAATATGATGATTTATCGCAATGGGCTATGGATCAGTTTGCTAACATAAGGGTTAGAGGAAAGGTATGGGTTTATAGAATTAATCAAGGCACAGGAAGGTTTCAAAAAAAGCTCAAGTAG
- a CDS encoding CCA tRNA nucleotidyltransferase: protein MPENLSSQLEKYLPPAVLALVKIAGQEASALGQELYIVGGVVRDLFLERANFDFDLVVEGDAIELARKLAKDSRAKLTVHPRFGTAKLDYPGFSLDLATARSETYSKPGALPIVKPGSLKDDLIRRDFSINAMALHLNPQRFGELIDLYHSKDDLEHRLIRILHSKSFVDDATRILRAIRYEQRLSFKLEAETEKLLRRDVAMLDTISGDRIRHELELILKEDEPEPAFRRAEELGVLRQLHPSLKGDGWLSKMFTKARQVDIRGSFSALYLCLLIYNLAEKGNEEFISHLNFPKTSSQAMRHTLQVKAKLHNLANPQLKPSDIYQSLHGYSAQAIKANALASESSIASQHLHLYLTKLRYIKPLLNGEDLKKMGIPAGPKIGEILGKILKARLDGEVRTRKDEERLVNQLR from the coding sequence ATGCCTGAAAATCTTTCGTCGCAACTTGAAAAATATCTACCGCCTGCAGTTCTAGCTCTGGTAAAAATTGCAGGGCAAGAGGCCAGTGCGCTGGGGCAGGAGCTATATATTGTCGGCGGAGTGGTGCGTGACTTGTTTTTGGAACGTGCTAACTTCGACTTCGATTTGGTCGTCGAAGGTGATGCTATCGAACTGGCGCGGAAGCTAGCAAAAGATAGCCGGGCAAAGTTAACAGTCCATCCTCGCTTCGGCACTGCCAAACTCGATTATCCCGGCTTTAGCCTTGACTTAGCTACCGCCCGCAGTGAAACTTACAGCAAACCGGGAGCTTTACCCATCGTCAAGCCGGGCAGCCTCAAGGATGACCTCATCCGCAGGGACTTCTCTATCAACGCCATGGCATTGCACCTTAACCCACAACGCTTCGGCGAGCTGATTGACCTATACCACAGCAAAGACGACCTCGAGCATCGCCTCATCCGTATACTGCACTCAAAAAGCTTCGTCGACGACGCTACCAGAATATTAAGGGCGATACGCTACGAGCAGAGATTAAGCTTCAAACTGGAGGCGGAAACCGAAAAATTGCTCCGTCGTGATGTGGCTATGCTCGATACCATAAGCGGTGACCGCATAAGGCACGAGCTGGAGTTAATTCTTAAAGAAGATGAACCGGAGCCAGCCTTTAGACGCGCTGAAGAGCTAGGAGTTCTCCGTCAATTGCACCCATCGCTCAAAGGCGACGGTTGGCTTAGCAAAATGTTCACCAAAGCTCGCCAGGTTGATATACGGGGCTCATTCTCAGCTCTTTACCTGTGCCTGCTCATCTATAATCTGGCAGAAAAGGGAAACGAGGAGTTCATCTCACATCTCAACTTCCCGAAAACCTCCTCTCAAGCCATGCGACACACATTACAAGTCAAGGCCAAATTGCACAACTTAGCCAACCCCCAGCTAAAACCCAGCGATATTTACCAGTCGCTTCACGGTTATTCAGCACAAGCCATTAAAGCCAATGCTTTGGCATCGGAATCATCGATAGCGAGCCAACACCTGCACTTGTATTTAACCAAATTGCGCTATATAAAGCCTCTGTTGAATGGGGAAGACTTAAAAAAAATGGGCATTCCCGCCGGCCCTAAAATAGGAGAGATTTTAGGCAAAATACTAAAAGCCAGACTTGATGGCGAAGTTCGAACCAGAAAAGACGAGGAAAGACTCGTCAATCAATTACGTTGA